From Montipora foliosa isolate CH-2021 chromosome 6, ASM3666993v2, whole genome shotgun sequence, a single genomic window includes:
- the LOC138005984 gene encoding uncharacterized protein: MESPNLKEAIKGRICSDISKECKRLCSKADPSLLRGMTKEAMVNFSWQAVGKELQTKAPLFLRCILAAADPANGTATTYDAVRHPGVYTAAAILLKKRDKAISLIPYVISTILKVGKTSKTVNLGVIFKDENLGEEMIDIIRGLHGMVPTVEGPGGQEKFDRVPVVGDQKTMERGVEAQFSVRNAYTKSRRLEGLFFQLADWHHENKFLALIFSRYYSGSSACDKTSLFALRNLVNWRDVITDAQQKPAPCKRFVDLILDADIIAAALVFFGMVDVDATPTKHGFSNEMVNNIRAVRARYFSRVVIEFILTFIVDGTLYERHFANIQALEEWEAFQRNQPVLENGRFPCRFPGCDSSFKHDGVHRMRHELSHNPPPRVPAEPTLESTLPDPSDQNPEPKDDVFDYHCRFMNMALLLRNFRDAIKEGDGDRIINCIKMFLLHFKQDGSGSTKYALEALYHLFQVLAILSPRETERLKWNRTVNNQGGDGNNVAMDVALEHDNHALKEIIRGLGANITEDSVRRVCRAFFTLKKLLFVLDTEVNVKKVSGRHTKKSVKEDLIKVVKTLSDQHVFEKQTTREPMYCFPDCPRDYLQLLNTKELFRWINDHKTNISLEKRPR; the protein is encoded by the exons ATGGAAAGTCCGAACCTGAAAGAAGCTATTAAGGGCAGGATATGCAGTGATATTTCAAAGGAATGTAAACGGTTGTGCTCGAAGGCTGACCCATCGCTACTTAGGGGCATGACAAAAGAAGCAATGGTCAACTTTTCGTGGCAAGCCGTCGGAAAAGAACTGCAGACCAAAGCCCCTCTTTTCCTGCGATGCATTTTGGCTGCTGCAGATCCAGCTAATGGCACTGCCACTACCTATGATGCTGTCAGGCACCCTGGTGTTTACACGGCTGCAGCGATTTTGCTGAAGAAACGCGATAAAGCGATCAGTTTAATTCCTTACGTGATCAGCACCATCCTAAAAGTTGGTAAAACGTCGAAAACG GTTAATCTGGGCGTGATCTTCAAAGATGAAAACCTTGGAGAGGAGATGATTGACATCATCAGGGGACTTCATGGAATGGTACCCACAGTGGAAGGCCCCGGAGGACAAGAAAAATTTGATCGTGTTCCAGTTGTTGGGGACCAGAAGACCATGGAAAGAGGAGTTGAGGCTCAGTTCTCTGTGCGAAATGCCTACACAAAGAGTAGAAGGCTGGAGGGCTTGTTTTTTCAGCTTGCTGACTGGCATCATGAAAATAAATTCTTGGCA ttgattttttcAAGATACTACAGTGGGTCCTCTGCTTGTGACAAAACATCTCTCTTTGCTTTGAGGAATCTTGTTAACTGGCGTGATGTTATCACTGATGCTCAGCAAAAGCCAGCACCTTGTAAGAGGTTTGTGGACCTCATACTCGATGCAGATATTATCGCTGCAGCTCTAGTTTTCTTTGGAATGGTGGATGTAGACGCAACCCCAACAAAACATGGCTTCAGCAATGAAATGGTTAACAACATAAGGGCTGTTCGTGCTAGATATTTTAGCAGAGTAGTCATAGAATTCATCCTCACATTCATAGTTGATGGAACTCTGTATGAAAGGCATTTTGCCAACATTCAGGCTTTGGAAGAGTGGGAAGCATTTCAAAGGAATCAGCCTGTACTTGAAAATGGAAGATTCCCTTGCAGATTCCCTGGATGTGACAGTTCATTTAAACATGATGGTGTCCACAGAATGAGGCATGAGCTTTCACATAACCCCCCACCAAGGGTACCAGCAGAACCAACATTGGAAAGCACTCTGCCAGACCCAAGTGACCAAAATCCTGAACCTAAGGATGACGTGTTTGATTACCATTGCCGTTTCATGAACATGGCTTTGCTATTGAGAAATTTTAGAGATGCTATCAAAGAGGGTGACGGGGATAGGATTATAAATTGCATTAAGATGTTTCTTTTGCACTTCAAACAAGATGGCAGTGGCAGTACCAAATATGCCTTGGAGGCATTATACCATCTGTTTCAAGTGCTAGCTATACTCAGTCCTCGAGAAACGGAGCGACTTAAGTGGAACCGAACTGTGAACAATCAGGGGGGTGACGGTAACAATGTTGCAATGGATGTTGCTCTAGAGCATGATAATCACGCTCTAAAGGAAATCATAAGAGGTCTGGGAGCAAATATCACTGAGGATAGCGTACGACGAGTATGCAGGGCATTCTTTACCCTCAAAAAGCTACTTTTTGTACTTGATACTGAAGTGAATGTTAAGAAAGTATCAGGAAGACATACAAAAAAATCTGTGAAGGAGGATTTGATTAAAGTAGTCAAAACTCTCTCTGACCAGCATGTGTTTGAGAAGCAGACAACACGGGAACCCATGTATTGTTTCCCAGATTGTCCCAGAGACTATCTCCAATTGCTCAACACAAAGGAACTGTTTAGGTGGATAAATGATCACAAAACTAATATAAGTCTAGAGAAGAGGCCACGTTGA